From the genome of Thermodesulfobacteriota bacterium, one region includes:
- a CDS encoding ATP-binding protein — protein MEISDKSFRRFFEEAPEMLFIADREGRLLAVNPYGASLLGYASPQELLAVGSIHQLSYYPQDEKDFRKRIEQEGFIRNYELTLRKKDGGKISVSLTGNAIRDGSGKVVGYEGIVRDFSERKRLEKQLLHLERLAAMGKLSAELAHEINNPLGGILMYAKLALEDLPEGDAQAQRLEKISRLATRCRMIVRGLLDFGRSDTAEREWVDINQVILDMFDLICDHILFRPVRVEMKLGENLPRVWGNRSNLEQVALNMMINAAEAMEGQGTLTIETGYSKEESNFFMYFKDTGPGISKKNLNKIFEPFFTTKKRGKGTGLGLSISHGIIRKHGGSIQINSRPGEDTTFIIQLPVGKDNHEDAR, from the coding sequence ATGGAGATTTCTGATAAAAGTTTTCGCCGATTTTTTGAAGAGGCCCCGGAGATGCTTTTTATAGCGGACAGGGAGGGTCGATTGCTGGCTGTAAATCCCTATGGCGCCAGCCTCCTTGGATATGCCTCACCGCAGGAACTACTGGCCGTGGGGTCAATCCATCAATTATCTTACTATCCGCAGGATGAGAAGGATTTTAGAAAAAGGATCGAGCAGGAAGGTTTTATACGTAATTATGAACTTACGCTCAGAAAAAAGGACGGCGGCAAGATCTCCGTCTCTTTGACCGGGAATGCCATAAGGGATGGAAGCGGTAAGGTCGTCGGCTATGAGGGGATTGTCAGGGATTTCAGTGAACGCAAAAGGCTGGAGAAACAGCTTTTACATCTGGAGCGACTTGCGGCCATGGGTAAGCTTTCCGCAGAGCTGGCGCATGAGATTAATAATCCCCTGGGCGGCATACTGATGTACGCGAAACTGGCCCTGGAAGACCTGCCTGAAGGCGATGCCCAGGCCCAGCGTCTGGAGAAGATTTCCAGATTAGCGACCCGTTGCCGTATGATTGTGCGCGGGCTCCTTGATTTTGGCCGCAGTGACACGGCCGAAAGGGAGTGGGTGGATATCAACCAGGTTATCCTCGATATGTTCGACCTGATTTGTGACCACATCCTCTTCAGGCCGGTTCGCGTAGAGATGAAGCTGGGCGAGAATCTGCCCCGGGTATGGGGAAATCGCAGCAATCTGGAGCAGGTAGCCTTAAATATGATGATTAATGCGGCTGAGGCCATGGAAGGGCAGGGGACCTTAACGATTGAGACCGGATATTCGAAGGAAGAGTCTAATTTTTTCATGTACTTTAAAGATACCGGGCCGGGTATAAGCAAGAAAAACCTGAACAAGATATTTGAGCCCTTTTTTACGACGAAAAAACGTGGCAAGGGGACTGGACTGGGCCTTTCCATCAGTCACGGAATCATCCGGAAGCACGGGGGATCGATTCAGATCAACTCCAGACCAGGAGAGGACACGACATTTATCATCCAACTGCCGGTAGGAAAAGATAACCATGAGGATGCGCGGTAA
- a CDS encoding sigma-54 dependent transcriptional regulator, whose amino-acid sequence MRMRGKILIIDDDEAIRDGCYHALSREGYEVGTAATGRSGLKAFEESSFDLVLLDMRMPDMGGMEVLNQIKEQDPQAVVIVISGFGTIPLAVEAMKSGAYDFFPKPFEPDELRILVKRAMDTRRLAMENIYLKQELKSKEGTPRIVYQGKAMSKIIRMMELIAPTDSTVLITGESGTGKGLVARQIHEMSQRSKNPFVAVDCGTLVETLFESELFGHVKGSFTGAEATKIGKFELAQGGTIFFDEIANISLDVQAKLLKAVEEKTISKVGSHRSIKVDVRIIAATNKNLDGAIQRGAFREDLFFRLNVMPVYLLPLRERKEDIPVLVLYFLERLGAKYKRDGLSISDEALKSLMNYNWPGNVRELENTLERVVILTEKPTLDVHDFMYAGLPGSSPSLSAGSYALSDMERNHIAHVLHRYKGNKSEVARALGIDRKTLREKIKRYGLSD is encoded by the coding sequence ATGAGGATGCGCGGTAAGATACTAATTATCGACGATGACGAGGCCATCCGCGACGGCTGCTACCATGCCCTCTCCAGGGAAGGTTATGAGGTGGGCACGGCTGCCACCGGCCGGTCTGGCTTGAAGGCATTCGAAGAGTCTTCCTTTGATCTGGTTCTGCTGGATATGAGGATGCCGGATATGGGCGGCATGGAGGTGCTTAACCAGATCAAGGAGCAGGACCCGCAGGCGGTGGTAATTGTTATTTCCGGCTTTGGCACTATACCTTTGGCGGTAGAGGCCATGAAATCCGGGGCCTATGACTTTTTCCCAAAGCCTTTTGAGCCGGACGAGCTTCGCATACTGGTAAAACGGGCCATGGATACCAGGCGCCTGGCCATGGAGAATATTTATCTGAAACAGGAGCTTAAGAGTAAAGAGGGTACGCCCCGCATTGTCTATCAAGGCAAGGCGATGTCCAAGATCATCCGTATGATGGAACTAATAGCGCCGACGGACAGCACCGTACTTATAACCGGTGAGAGCGGAACCGGAAAGGGACTGGTGGCCAGGCAGATCCATGAGATGAGCCAGCGCAGTAAAAATCCCTTTGTGGCCGTGGATTGCGGAACACTGGTGGAAACCCTTTTTGAGAGCGAACTCTTCGGGCACGTCAAAGGCTCTTTTACCGGTGCAGAGGCTACCAAGATCGGCAAATTCGAGCTGGCGCAAGGCGGCACTATCTTTTTTGATGAAATCGCCAATATCAGCCTGGATGTCCAGGCCAAGCTGCTCAAGGCCGTAGAAGAGAAAACCATATCCAAGGTCGGCAGCCATCGTTCCATTAAAGTAGATGTCCGTATTATTGCGGCTACGAACAAGAATCTCGATGGGGCCATCCAGCGCGGGGCATTTCGCGAGGACCTTTTTTTCCGCCTGAACGTCATGCCCGTATATCTCCTTCCTCTTCGTGAGCGTAAGGAGGATATTCCGGTATTGGTCCTGTATTTTCTGGAGAGACTTGGCGCCAAGTATAAAAGAGACGGCCTTTCTATATCTGATGAGGCATTGAAGTCATTGATGAACTATAATTGGCCGGGTAATGTGCGGGAGCTGGAAAACACGCTCGAACGTGTGGTTATCCTGACCGAAAAGCCGACCTTGGACGTCCATGATTTTATGTATGCCGGGTTGCCGGGTTCCAGCCCGTCACTATCTGCCGGTTCTTACGCCCTTTCCGATATGGAGCGCAATCATATTGCGCACGTATTGCATCGCTATAAAGGGAACAAGTCCGAGGTAGCCAGGGCGCTGGGCATTGATCGTAAGACCCTCCGCGAGAAGATAAAACGCTACGGCCTGTCTGATTAA
- a CDS encoding PAS domain S-box protein — MKDEDKTKEQLLNELLELRQRIPELEASGEGCKRAEQSWRESEERFRTIVNTALDSIFIKDGSCKYQFVNTAMERLFGVPASGLLGKTDEELFGNDAGKHINEIDRRVLQGEVVEEEHTKPVQDVLTTFHVIKVPMKDTAGNIVGLCGIARDITGRKQAEQALKKTHEELERRVEERTADLANKNKQLEFEIAKRKRAEETIRRRLQSEKVVSAISSRLINVSKFDDAINDSLADMGKLSGADRAYLFLFRQDGAIMENTHEWCAEGVTSEIDNLKNLPSEMFPWWTRKLHKGEVLNIQDVSTMPAEAKAEKEMLERQNIKSFLVLPVNIKGKIAGFIGFDNVREAGAWTDDDLAILRTSSELIGNALERKRAGEALQESEERYRTLFDLSPQAIALTDVSSGRLIGVNDKFCELTKYTVKEILGRTTTELFYSRDKRDNFIRKLQESGEIHGLEMDYSAKDGSIINTLMFSKLIRIAGESFILTIFLDLTHLKRLEAQLLQAQKMEAIGTLAGGIAHDFNNLLMGIQGNASLILLDIDPDHPHYKRIESIQKQVQSGAKLTGQLLGYARKGRYEVKPLNLNELVKESSEAFGRTRKEITIHRELPEDLFTVEADKNQIEQVLWNLYVNAADAMPGVGTLILKTMNATHEDMKRNLGDLSPGHYVRLTITDTGIGMDKKTMERIFDPFFTTKELGRGTGLGLASAYGIIRGHGGYIDVDSEKGAGTTFSIYLPVSEKKARRTTKAAERLVKGTGTVLLVDDEEVILEVGQELLKVMGYRVLIARDGKEAIDVYRNNRDDIDIVVLDIVMPNMGGGEAYDRMKEINPNIKVLLSSGYSIEGQAAGILERGCNGFIQKPFNIKALSRKIREILEKQ, encoded by the coding sequence ATGAAAGATGAAGATAAGACAAAAGAGCAACTGCTGAATGAATTGCTAGAACTGCGCCAGCGGATACCTGAACTGGAAGCGTCAGGAGAGGGGTGCAAGCGGGCAGAGCAGTCATGGAGAGAAAGCGAAGAGCGATTCCGGACTATTGTCAATACCGCCCTGGATTCAATTTTCATTAAGGACGGTTCCTGTAAGTATCAGTTTGTGAATACGGCCATGGAGAGGCTATTTGGTGTTCCAGCTTCGGGGCTATTAGGAAAAACCGATGAGGAACTCTTCGGGAACGATGCGGGAAAACATATAAATGAGATAGACCGTCGTGTACTCCAGGGGGAAGTTGTGGAAGAAGAGCACACAAAACCTGTGCAAGATGTTTTGACAACCTTCCACGTCATAAAAGTACCGATGAAGGATACCGCCGGTAACATTGTTGGCTTATGTGGCATAGCAAGAGACATCACCGGGCGCAAGCAGGCTGAGCAGGCGCTGAAAAAGACTCATGAGGAGTTGGAACGCCGTGTCGAAGAGCGCACCGCCGATTTGGCCAACAAAAATAAACAGTTAGAGTTCGAAATCGCCAAGCGGAAGCGAGCGGAGGAAACCATAAGGCGCAGGCTTCAATCTGAAAAAGTCGTTTCCGCTATATCTTCGCGATTAATCAATGTTTCCAAATTTGATGATGCCATTAATGATTCACTTGCCGATATGGGGAAACTCAGCGGTGCGGACCGGGCTTATCTCTTTCTTTTCCGTCAAGATGGGGCCATCATGGAAAACACTCATGAATGGTGTGCCGAAGGAGTGACTTCAGAAATAGATAATCTCAAAAATCTTCCTTCCGAGATGTTTCCCTGGTGGACGAGGAAACTTCATAAGGGAGAAGTCCTTAATATCCAGGATGTTTCAACCATGCCTGCGGAGGCAAAAGCCGAAAAGGAAATGCTGGAACGTCAGAACATCAAATCGTTCTTGGTATTGCCTGTCAATATTAAAGGGAAAATCGCCGGATTCATAGGCTTTGACAATGTAAGGGAAGCCGGGGCATGGACTGACGATGATTTGGCGATTCTGCGCACCTCTTCAGAGCTTATCGGGAACGCCCTCGAGCGCAAGCGAGCAGGGGAGGCCCTGCAGGAGAGCGAAGAACGGTACCGAACACTGTTTGATTTGTCCCCCCAAGCGATAGCGCTCACCGATGTATCCAGCGGGAGATTGATTGGGGTTAACGACAAATTTTGTGAGCTGACAAAATATACCGTGAAAGAGATCCTTGGCCGGACTACCACAGAATTGTTTTACTCGAGGGATAAGCGGGATAACTTCATAAGGAAGTTGCAGGAATCAGGAGAGATCCATGGATTGGAAATGGATTACAGTGCCAAGGATGGCTCGATTATCAATACACTCATGTTTTCCAAACTAATTCGGATTGCAGGAGAGTCATTCATCCTTACAATATTTCTTGACCTGACGCATCTCAAGCGTCTCGAGGCTCAACTACTCCAGGCCCAGAAGATGGAAGCCATCGGTACTTTGGCTGGAGGTATTGCTCATGACTTTAACAACCTGCTCATGGGTATCCAGGGAAATGCTTCTTTAATACTCCTAGACATCGACCCGGATCATCCACATTACAAAAGGATAGAAAGCATCCAAAAACAGGTTCAAAGCGGGGCTAAACTGACCGGGCAACTTCTTGGATACGCCAGGAAGGGAAGATATGAGGTCAAGCCTCTTAATCTCAACGAACTGGTAAAAGAAAGCTCTGAGGCTTTTGGCAGAACCAGAAAGGAGATTACGATTCATCGAGAGCTTCCAGAGGATTTATTTACCGTTGAGGCAGACAAGAACCAAATTGAGCAGGTGTTGTGGAACCTGTATGTCAACGCGGCAGATGCCATGCCTGGCGTGGGAACCCTTATCTTGAAAACCATGAATGCGACCCATGAAGATATGAAGCGCAACCTGGGTGATCTAAGCCCGGGCCACTATGTTCGGTTAACAATTACTGACACAGGCATAGGGATGGATAAAAAAACCATGGAGCGCATCTTTGATCCGTTCTTTACGACCAAGGAGTTGGGCCGGGGTACAGGTCTTGGGTTGGCTTCTGCCTACGGCATTATCAGGGGCCATGGCGGATATATTGATGTCGATTCTGAGAAAGGGGCAGGTACTACCTTCAGTATTTATCTGCCTGTATCAGAAAAAAAAGCCCGGAGAACTACCAAAGCTGCTGAGCGACTTGTCAAGGGAACGGGAACCGTTCTCCTGGTAGACGATGAAGAGGTAATCCTGGAAGTAGGTCAAGAATTGCTGAAGGTCATGGGCTACAGAGTACTGATAGCCAGGGATGGAAAAGAGGCTATTGATGTGTATAGAAACAATCGGGATGACATAGACATTGTTGTCTTGGACATAGTAATGCCCAACATGGGTGGCGGTGAAGCCTATGACCGCATGAAGGAGATTAACCCCAATATAAAGGTACTCCTATCAAGTGGGTACAGTATTGAGGGCCAGGCAGCCGGGATATTGGAACGTGGCTGTAATGGTTTTATTCAGAAGCCCTTTAATATCAAAGCACTGTCTCGTAAGATAAGGGAGATTTTGGAGAAGCAATAG